In Triticum urartu cultivar G1812 chromosome 6, Tu2.1, whole genome shotgun sequence, the following proteins share a genomic window:
- the LOC125516237 gene encoding protein trichome birefringence-like 12, with translation MPRLRLPLLLLLPVTFTISVLLFLSSSPPPPPPQPPIPCGAAPSDATAGHWVPTPSPPPPPLYSQSCPFHRNAWNCLRNGRRPVAALSWAPTRCGAIPRLDPAAFLAAARRRRIGFVGDSLSENLVVALLCALRSGDGGARKWKRRGAWRGGYFPRENVVVGYHRAVLLAKYTWQPVENSKPQSDGIMGTYRVDVDIPAEDWANITKFYDVLIFNTGHWWGPDKFPKETPLVFYRGGKPIEPPLGIFDGLKVVLKSMSSYIEREVPSTTMKLWRTQSPRHFDGGEWDHNGSCLSKRLLEEHELDSWFDPRFGGVNKEARLVNSVIQEALVGTDIQLLNLTYMSEFRADAHPAIWLGKKDAVAVWGQDCMHWCLPGVPDTWVDILAARILHYFKQGEG, from the exons ATGCCGCGCCTCCGCCTGcccctgctcctcctcctccccgtcaccttcaccatctccgtcctcctcttcctctcTTCCTCCCCTCCCCCGCCCCCGCCACAGCCCCCCATCCCCTGCGGCGCCGCCCCCTCCGACGCCACCGCCGGCCACTGGGTCCCGACCCCGTCTCCCCCGCCGCCACCCCTCTACTCCCAGTCATGCCCCTTCCACCGCAACGCCTGGAACTGCCTCCGCAacggccgccgccccgtcgccgcgcTCTCCTGGGCCCCCACTCGCTGCGGCGCCATCCCGAGGCTCGATCCCGCCGCGTTCCTCGCGGCGGCCAGGAGGCGCCGGATCGGGTTCGTGGGGGACTCGCTGTCGGAGAACCTGGTCGTCGCGTTGCTCTGCGCGCTCcggtccggcgacggcggcgcgcgCAAGTGGAAGCGCCGCGGCGCGTGGCGGGGCGGCTACTTCCCCCGGGAGAACGTCGTCGTCGGGTACCACCGCGCCGTGCTGCTCGCCAAGTACAC GTGGCAGCCTGTAGAGAATTCCAAACCTCAGAGTGATGGAATAATGGGAACTTACAGAGTTGATGTTGACATTCCTGCTGAGGATTGGGCAAATATCACCAAGTTCTACGACGTACTCATTTTCAACACTGGACACTG GTGGGGTCCGGATAAATTCCCAAAAGAAACTCCCCTTGTTTTCTACCGAGGAGGAAAACCAATCGAGCCTCCACTCGGCATCTTTGATGGACTGAAGGTAGTCCTCAAAAGTATGAGCTCGTACATCGAAAGGGAGGTCCCAAGTACAACAATGAAGCTGTGGCGCACACAATCACCCAGGCACTTTGATGGAGGCGAATGGGATCACAACGGCAGTTGCTTGTCTAAGAGGCTCCTCGAAGAACACGAG CTGGATTCCTGGTTCGATCCCAGGTTTGGGGGAGTGAACAAGGAAGCGAGACTAGTAAACTCAGTGATCCAGGAAGCGCTAGTCGGCACGGATATCCAGCTGCTCAACCTGACGTACATGAGCGAGTTCCGTGCCGACGCCCATCCAGCTATCTGGCTCGGGAAGAAGGACGCGGTGGCCGTCTGGGGGCAGGACTGCATGCATTGGTGCCTGCCAGGCGTACCGGACACGTGGGTCGACATCTTGGCTGCGCGGATCTTGCACTACTTCAAGCAGGGTGAAGGTTGA